Genomic window (Deinobacterium chartae):
GAGCCGTGCGGCACGGCTCGACCCGGTGGACTCGCTGCGTTACGAGTAAAGGAGAAAGCATGTTCAGAAACCTTGCCCTGCTGACCGGCCTCGTCCTGCTCACGGCCCCCGCCCTGGCCCAGACGCCGGCCGCACCGGCGTCCGCTTCGGCACGCACCGCCGCGCAGAAATCCCAGAGCGTGCTCGACCTGCTCGGCACCGTGGAACTGCTCGGGGAACTGCACAAGAACAAAAAAACGGCTTTCAGCGCCGCGCAGGTCAAGGCGCTGCTGCCGGTCCTGACCGACCTGAGCAAACGCGCCGAGCTGAAACCCGCCGACGCCGCCAAGATCTTGACGAACCTCGAGGAGCGGATCCTCACGCCCCAGCAGCTCACCCGCCTCGACGACCTGTTGCTGCAGCGCGAGGAGCAGCGCCGCCTCCGCCTGACCCAGGGCGGCACAGCGCCCCGGATCCGAACGGAGGGCCCGCTGCGCGGTGGGCAGCCCGCTGGCAACCCCAGGCCGCAAGACGGTCCGCGTGGGTCCGGGCTGCAGGGTCAGCCCGGTCCGGGCCGGATCGTCACCGGGCGTCCGGATGGCCAGCCCCTCAATCCGTTCAAGCAGGGCCGCCCCGCCGAGCAATTGCAGACCTTAATCGCCCTGCTGAAGAAGTAAACTCCGGCCCTTCACCGTTGTCCGGTCCGGTCGGCGCGACGGGCGGCCCTGCGGGCGGCCAGATCGCAGGCTTCGGCCAGCAGGGGCCGCAGAACTTCGAAGGTGGCCGGGCCGGGGTTGAGCACGCACACCCAGGACATCGGAGCGTAGACCGGGTGCGGCATCAGGCGGTCCAGGGCAGTGTAGTCATACCCGGTGTCCACCACGCCGTCCGGTCCCGCGGCCTTGGGCTGCGGCCCGAACAGGCTGCGGTAGGTTTGCCTGCGCACGCCGAGGTTCAGTCGGAATACCCCCGGCCGGTCCAGCGCAGATGCCCGGTCGTAGGCGTCGTTCGTTACCAGGGTGGCAAAGGGCATCCGCAGGTCCGGCCCCCAGAAGAAAAACCGGTTTCCTGAATCTTCGGTCACGCTCACGCGGTCAAAGGTCCGGGTGATGTAGTGGGTGAGCTCTGCTTCGTTCATAACACCTCCTCGAGGGCCACGGCGGGCCGGGCAGCCGGGTCCTGACAACCCAACTGCCTTAAAATTCAGCGCTTCCAAGCGGAATTTTCCGCTTGGAAGCGAACTGAAAGGTGTCTTGATGATGGCCCCGGCCGGTAAGCAAAAGCCGGGGCCAGAACGTTATGCAACCTTAATCTTCAAGTCCCGCCGCAGCCCAGCCGGAAACGGCCTCGAGCGCCGCGAGCACCTCGTCGATGTCGGCCTCGGTATGCTCGGCGCTGATTTGGAAACGCAGCGACTCGTCACCGGCCGGAACCACCGGAAAGGTCAGTCCGGTCACCAGGATCTGCCGCTCGCGCAAGCGGGCGACCAGCGCGCGCGTGCGGGCAGCGTCGCGCACGAACAGCGGCACCACCGGGTGCTCTCCGGACAGGGTTTCTAAGCCCAGCGCCCGCAGGCCGCGCCGAAAACGGTCGGTGAGGGCGCGCAGGTGCGCGAGGCGCTCGCGGCCCCAGGCGCTGTCGGTGAGCTCCAGGGCGGCACAGGCCGCTGCGGCCTCGGCGGGGCTGATGGGGTTGGAGAACACCGTGAGCGGGGCAACCTCGCGCAGGTAGTCGATCAGGGCCCGGGAGCCGACCACGTAGCCGCCGTTGACGCCAAACGCCTTGCCCAGCGTGCCGATCAGCAAGTCGGCGCGCGTCCCGCACAGCTCCTCGCTGCCGCGCCCGCTGGCCCCCAAAGCTCCTACCCCGTGCGAGTCGTCTACCACCAGCAGCGCATTTTCGGGAAAGTGGGGGTCGTGGGCGCTCACCCGGGCGGCCACCCGATCCAGCGGGGCGTGCACGCCGCGCATGCTGAACACCCCGTCGGTGACCACCACGGCACGCCGCGCCCCGACCGCCGAGCGCAGGCGGACCTCGAGGTCCGCGAGGTCCAGGTGGCGGTATACGTCCTTGCGCTGCGGGCGGGCAAGGCGCAGGGCGTTGATGATGCTGTTGTGGTTCAGCTCGTCGCTGATCACGGCGGTCTGGGGCGTGATCAGCGAGATCAGCGTGCCCAGTACGGCCGCGTACGCCGAGGAGAACAGCAGCGCGGCCTCGCGCCCGTGAAACGCGGCCAGACGCCGCTCGAGGTCCGCGTGGGGCGCGAAGGTGCCGCTGATAAAGCGCACTGCGCCCGGGCCGCTGCCGTAGCTGCGGGCGGCCTGCTCGGCGGCTTCGAGCAGCCGGGGGTGCCGCGAGAGGCCCAGGTAGCTGTTGGCGTTCATGCGCAGGTAAGCCCGTCCCGGCTCACCCTCGACGCGGTAGCGCGGACCGCGCCCGCCCTGGGGCGGCTCTACCCCGGTGATCACGGTCTCGCGGGCCTTGCGGCGTCCCTGGTCCTCGAGGGTCTTCAGTTCGCCCTCGAGGTGTGCACTCAGTCGGTCGGCGGGCATGCGGGGTCCTCCCTGGGAGCCTGACTTAAAAAAGCGCTCAGTTGCTCGCCGGCGCGGGTGATGTGGCCGCGCAGGATCTCCAGCGCCTCGGGCAGGTGTCGCGCGCGCAGCGCCCGGATCAGCTCGAGGTGCTCGAGGTGGCTCTGGTCGGTGTGGTGCAGCACGTGGTACTGAAAGCGCAGGTAGCGGTCGGCCTGGCGGTGCAGGCCCTCGAGGGTCGCGAGCAGGCGGGGGCGGCCGCCAGGCAGGTACAGGGCACGGTGAAACTCCCAGTTCAAGCTGCCGTAGCGCGCGCTGTCCTGCTCGGCCTGCATGGCGTCGGCGAGGTCTTCGGCGCGGCCCAAGTCGGCCTTGCTGAGGCGCGGGTAAGCGAGCTCCAGGGCCAGCGGCTCGAGGCGGGCGCGCATCAGGGCGATGTCCTCGGCCTCCAGGGGGTCGAGGCGGGCGACCACCATGCCCCGGCGGCCCTCGGCGTGTGCGAGGCCCTCGACCTCGAGGCGTTGCAGGGCCTGACGCACCGGCAGGCGGCTGACCCCGTAGCGCTGCGAGAGGCTTTCTTGGCGCAGCGGTTCGCCGGGAGGCAAGGCGCCGCTGAGGATGTCCTCGCGCAGGGCCTCGAGGATGCTGCGGGCGGCAGTGGACATGCGCTCATCTTATCCGACCCGCGCACCGGGCCCGGGTTTCGGCCCGCTCTAGAGGAGTAAAGACATATTTTGGATCCATAAAGTATATTTGTATCCATGAAAACTCCGGCCTCCGCCGTTCCGCTGCTGCTCGGCCTGCTGGCCGCGCTGTTCTTCAGCGCCACGCTGCTGCTCAACCGCAAGATGGGCCTCGAGGGCGGCGACTGGGGCTGGATGTCGAGCCTGCGCTTTGTCATCATGCTGCCGCTGCTGGCCGTCCCGGTCCTGTTGCGCCGCGAGGGAGCGGGGCTGCTGCGCGAACTGCGCGCCTGCCCCGGCGTGTGGCTGCTGTGGAGCACGGTGGGCTTCGGGCTGTTCTACGCGCCTTTTACCCTGGCCAACACCTTGATGCCCGCCTGGCTGATGGGCGGCACGTGGCAGATCACGATCCTGATGGGCCTGTTGCTCTCGCCGCTGCTCTACCGCGACGCGCGCCGCATCATTCCGCGCCCGGCCCTGCTCATCTCGGGCGTGGTGGTGGCCGGGGTGGTCCTGACCCAGATCGAACACGCCCGGTCGCTGCACAGCCCGGCCGACCTGATCCTCGGGCTGCTGCTGACCCTGGTGGCGGCGGTGGCCTACCCGCTGGGCAACCGCAAGATCATGCTGCACCTCGAGGAGCGGGGCCTATCGCTGAGCGTGTACCAGCGGGTGCTGGGCATGACCCTGGCCAGCATGCCCTTTTGGTTGCTGGTCGCCGCCACGGCCGGCGCACGCTCGGGAACGCCGAGCGGCGCGGAGGTACTGCAGTCCGGCCTGATCGCGCTGAGCAGCGGTGTCATCGCCACGCTGCTGTTTTTTCGCGCCACCGATCTGGCACGCAGCAACGCCACTGCGCTGGCCAGCGTAGAGGCCACCCAGGCGGCCGAGGTGGTGTTCGCGCTGCTGGGCGAGGTGCTGCTGCTCAGCGCGGCGTGGCCCGGACCGCTGGCCAGCCTGGGTCTGGCGGTGGTCGTCGTGGGCATCGTCGCCTACAGCACGCTGCTGCGTCCTCCGGCCGGCAGCGCACCCCAGCCCGCACCGGACCCGCGGCCTCACCGCGAGCAAGAAGCGGTTCCCTGAGCTACACGGCGGTCGCGCGGTGCAGCCCCAGGTAACGGGTTTCAGGAAAACCGGCCCGCAGGTCATCCCAGAACTCACGGCGAAACACCTCCGGGTACAGTTCGAGTTTCACAAGCTCGTGGGGTCCCAAAAACCGGGCGTCCACCAGAAAATTCCGCTCGTCTCCCACGCGCCCCCCGGACGAGAGCTCGCCGCCCGTTTCCGAGCACAGCACGAAACTCTTGAAGATGCGCAGGCCCGGCTCGAGGATCTCCTGCACGTACAGCAGGCGCACCGCCCGCACCCGCAGTCCGGTTTCCTCGAGCACCTCGCGCTCGGCGCCCTCGAACACGCTCTCGGCTCCCTCCAGCCCCCCGCCCGGCGGCAACCAGAAGTCGTAGTGGCCGGGTCGGTGGTGGCGCACCAGCAGCAGCGCTCCGTCCCGCACCACCACGCCGGCCGCACTGATTCGATGTCGCATCCCGC
Coding sequences:
- a CDS encoding GntR family transcriptional regulator; this encodes MSTAARSILEALREDILSGALPPGEPLRQESLSQRYGVSRLPVRQALQRLEVEGLAHAEGRRGMVVARLDPLEAEDIALMRARLEPLALELAYPRLSKADLGRAEDLADAMQAEQDSARYGSLNWEFHRALYLPGGRPRLLATLEGLHRQADRYLRFQYHVLHHTDQSHLEHLELIRALRARHLPEALEILRGHITRAGEQLSAFLSQAPREDPACPPTD
- a CDS encoding aminotransferase class I/II-fold pyridoxal phosphate-dependent enzyme, with amino-acid sequence MPADRLSAHLEGELKTLEDQGRRKARETVITGVEPPQGGRGPRYRVEGEPGRAYLRMNANSYLGLSRHPRLLEAAEQAARSYGSGPGAVRFISGTFAPHADLERRLAAFHGREAALLFSSAYAAVLGTLISLITPQTAVISDELNHNSIINALRLARPQRKDVYRHLDLADLEVRLRSAVGARRAVVVTDGVFSMRGVHAPLDRVAARVSAHDPHFPENALLVVDDSHGVGALGASGRGSEELCGTRADLLIGTLGKAFGVNGGYVVGSRALIDYLREVAPLTVFSNPISPAEAAAACAALELTDSAWGRERLAHLRALTDRFRRGLRALGLETLSGEHPVVPLFVRDAARTRALVARLRERQILVTGLTFPVVPAGDESLRFQISAEHTEADIDEVLAALEAVSGWAAAGLED
- a CDS encoding NUDIX domain-containing protein, with amino-acid sequence MRHRISAAGVVVRDGALLLVRHHRPGHYDFWLPPGGGLEGAESVFEGAEREVLEETGLRVRAVRLLYVQEILEPGLRIFKSFVLCSETGGELSSGGRVGDERNFLVDARFLGPHELVKLELYPEVFRREFWDDLRAGFPETRYLGLHRATAV
- a CDS encoding DMT family transporter; this translates as MKTPASAVPLLLGLLAALFFSATLLLNRKMGLEGGDWGWMSSLRFVIMLPLLAVPVLLRREGAGLLRELRACPGVWLLWSTVGFGLFYAPFTLANTLMPAWLMGGTWQITILMGLLLSPLLYRDARRIIPRPALLISGVVVAGVVLTQIEHARSLHSPADLILGLLLTLVAAVAYPLGNRKIMLHLEERGLSLSVYQRVLGMTLASMPFWLLVAATAGARSGTPSGAEVLQSGLIALSSGVIATLLFFRATDLARSNATALASVEATQAAEVVFALLGEVLLLSAAWPGPLASLGLAVVVVGIVAYSTLLRPPAGSAPQPAPDPRPHREQEAVP
- a CDS encoding DUF6194 family protein, producing MNEAELTHYITRTFDRVSVTEDSGNRFFFWGPDLRMPFATLVTNDAYDRASALDRPGVFRLNLGVRRQTYRSLFGPQPKAAGPDGVVDTGYDYTALDRLMPHPVYAPMSWVCVLNPGPATFEVLRPLLAEACDLAARRAARRADRTGQR